A genomic stretch from Arachis stenosperma cultivar V10309 chromosome 3, arast.V10309.gnm1.PFL2, whole genome shotgun sequence includes:
- the LOC130968755 gene encoding cinnamoyl-CoA reductase CAD2-like has protein sequence MSSSDGKMVCVTGASGYIASWIVKFLLNGGYTVRATVRDTNDPRKVEHLTKLEGAKERLQLFKANLLEEGSFNSAVQGCDGVFHTASPFYRDVNDPQAELLDPAVKGTLNVLQACVKSQSVKRVVLTSSMAAVTFNGRPLTPEVVVDETWFSDPELCKESKSWYWYVLSKTLAEDAAWKFAKENNIQLVTINPAMVIGPLLQPVLNTSAGGVLNLINGAQTFPNATFGWVNVKDVANAHIQAYEILSASGRYCMVERVEHFSGIVKLLRDLYPTLPLPEKSADDKPYVPTYQVSKEKTESLGLEFIPLEVSLKETVESLKEKKFTNF, from the exons ATGAGCAGCAGCGACGGCAAGATGGTGTGTGTCACCGGAGCTTCCGGTTACATCGCTTCATGGATCGTCAAGTTTCTTCTTAATGGCGGTTACACTGTCAGGGCCACTGTTCGTGACACAA ATGATCCGAGAAAGGTAGAGCACTTAACTAAGCTTGAAGGCGCAAAGGAGAGATTACAGCTGTTCAAGGCGAATCTTCTAGAAGAAGGTTCGTTCAACTCTGCTGTTCAAGGCTGTGATGGTGTCTTTCATACAGCATCTCCCTTTTATCGTGATGTCAACGATCCACAG GCTGAGCTTTTGGATCCGGCAGTTAAAGGAACCCTCAATGTTCTTCAAGCATGTGTTAAATCGCAGTCGGTGAAGCGTGTCGTTTTAACTTCTTCAATGGCTGCTGTTACATTTAATGGAAGGCCTCTGACTCCTGAAGTAGTAGTTGATGAGACCTGGTTTTCCGATCCAGAACTCTGTAAGGAGTCGAAG TCATGGTACTGGTATGTGCTTTCAAAGACATTGGCTGAAGATGCTGCCTGGAAATTTGCGAAAGAAAACAACATCCAGTTGGTCACTATTAACCCAGCTATGGTGATTGGACCTCTTCTGCAACCAGTACTTAACACAAGTGCTGGTGGTgttttgaatttaattaatg GTGCACAAACATTTCCAAATGCTACTTTTGGATGGGTCAATGTGAAAGATGTTGCAAATGCTCATATCCAGGCTTATGAAATTCTTTCAGCTAGTGGGAGATATTGCATGGTAGAAAGAGTAGAACATTTCTCAGGGATTGTGAAACTTTTACGTGATTTATACCCAACATTACCCCTTCCAGAGAA GTCCGCCGATGATAAGCCGTATGTGCCAACATATCAAGTTTCGAAAGAAAAGACAGAGAGCTTGGGACTTGAATTTATTCCTTTGGAAGTGAGCCTCAAGGAGACTGTGGAAAGtttgaaagaaaagaaattcaCTAACTTTTAA